Genomic segment of Methanolobus mangrovi:
ACTGAAAGGTGGCTTCCTTAAAAGAGACCAGTTAGTTGTATCAGATAATTCAAATGCTGTGACAAAACATTACCTTGATGTTGATAATCCTATTCTTTGGAAGGATATGATTGAACAGTGTGTAAGGACATTATAACTTTGTCATGACACTTCACAAGCGTGAAGTCTATATAATTGACGCATCAAATTGATATAGCCAGGAGAAATAAAAAATGGTTACAGAAACAATCAAAATCGAAGGCATGATGTGCGGACACTGTCAGGCAAATGTTGAAAAATCCATTGGCGCAATTGCCGGAGTCAGTGAAGTAAAGGTTGACCTTGCGGCAAAGCAGGCAACAGTTACCTTTGATGCTTCCGTTGCAAACCTTGATGCTATCAAGGCAGCTGTAGCAGATGCAGGTTACACTGTTGTAGCCTGATGTATTGAAGTATACTCGAAAATACCCCTTTTCTTTTACTTTTTCCAACAACATGAAAGCAGATATCAAAGTCTATGGCATGACATGCATGCATTGTCATAAACGTGTGACTGATACAATATCAGCCCTCGAGGGTGTTAATTCTGTTGAAGTCAGCCTTGAGGATGAAAAAGCATCCGTGGAATTCGATGCTGAAAGGATTGGCCTTGAGGAGATTAAAAAGGCAGTTACAAACGCAGGATATGAAGTTGGTGAAGATGCCTGTCATATCCCTGAGGAAAGTGAGGCTGCATGTCCCATCATAATTGATGACATGGAACCGGAAGAAAGCAAACCTGAACCGGGAACTGTTAAGGATATTGCCTTCAAGGTATCAGGAATGCAATGTTCTGCCTGCGCACAGAATATAGAAAAAGCCCTGAATAAACAGGACGGAGTGATATCTGCTTCAGTGAACCTGCCTATGGAAAGGGCTTCTGTCAGCTATGATCCTGCACTCATAAATCCTGAAGAGATGGAAAAGATTATTGATTCCATCGGTTATCATGTTGTAAAGGACAGGATAGTTCTTGAGATAGGTGGAATGACATGTGCCGCCTGTTCCCAGAACGTTGAAAAGGTCCTCAAGAGACTGAAAGGTGTCAGCTCAGCAAGTGTCAATATCACCACAGGAAGGGCACATGTGGAGTATAATTCATCCCTTGTCTCGATAGATGAGATAAGAAAAGCCGTGGATGGTATAGGATATTCAGCTTCTCTTCCTGCCGACAGGAAGGAATCGGAAGACAGGGAAAGGAAAGAAAGGGAACAGGAGATCAGACAGCAAAGGAATAACCTGCTCATCTCTATTGCAGTCCTTATCCCGATAATGCTTGGGAATATGAGAATGATGTTCCCGGGTTTGTTCGGATTTGCACCAGCCTTGCTTTCCGACAGGAACGTATTGTTCCTGCTGGCAACCATAGTGATGGTTTTCCCCGGAAGACAGTTCTTCATCGGAACATACCGTGGTCTGAAACATGGTGTAACTGACATGAACCTGCTGATAGCCACCGGTACCGGGGCGGCTTACGTCATCAGTATTGCAGCAAGTTACCTTAATCTCGGTCCCGGCTACGAACATGTATATTACGACACGGCAGTAATGCTTATCACTTTCATCGTTTTCGGAAGATACCTGGAGGCAAGAGCAAAGGGAAGAACATCCGAATCCATTAAGAAACTCATCGGCCTTCAGGCAAAGACAGCACGCATCATCGTTGCCGGCGAAGAGAAGGAAGTACCTGTGGAAGACGTACAGGTAGATGATATCGTCTTTGTAAGACCCGGAGAAAAGGCACCTGTAGATGGTGTTATTGTCGAAGGCTCTTCTGCCATGGATGAGTCAATGATAACAGGTGAGAGCATACCCGTGGAAAAGAACGTTGGCGATATGGTCATCGGGTCCACGCTTAACAAATCAGGAGCATTGAAATTCAGAGCCACCAACGTTGGTGCTGATACCGCCCTTG
This window contains:
- a CDS encoding heavy-metal-associated domain-containing protein — its product is MVTETIKIEGMMCGHCQANVEKSIGAIAGVSEVKVDLAAKQATVTFDASVANLDAIKAAVADAGYTVVA
- a CDS encoding heavy metal translocating P-type ATPase, giving the protein MTCMHCHKRVTDTISALEGVNSVEVSLEDEKASVEFDAERIGLEEIKKAVTNAGYEVGEDACHIPEESEAACPIIIDDMEPEESKPEPGTVKDIAFKVSGMQCSACAQNIEKALNKQDGVISASVNLPMERASVSYDPALINPEEMEKIIDSIGYHVVKDRIVLEIGGMTCAACSQNVEKVLKRLKGVSSASVNITTGRAHVEYNSSLVSIDEIRKAVDGIGYSASLPADRKESEDRERKEREQEIRQQRNNLLISIAVLIPIMLGNMRMMFPGLFGFAPALLSDRNVLFLLATIVMVFPGRQFFIGTYRGLKHGVTDMNLLIATGTGAAYVISIAASYLNLGPGYEHVYYDTAVMLITFIVFGRYLEARAKGRTSESIKKLIGLQAKTARIIVAGEEKEVPVEDVQVDDIVFVRPGEKAPVDGVIVEGSSAMDESMITGESIPVEKNVGDMVIGSTLNKSGALKFRATNVGADTALARIIELVENAQNSKAPIQRIADVVAGHFILIVHVIALAAFVFWYFIGYEMFDVAMHSGIASPFLFSLLISITVLVISCPCAVGLATPAAIMVGTGKGAENGILIKGGEALERTLKIDTIVFDKTGTLTKGKPELTDIVLTAGHDKDEVLAIAASAEKGSEHPLGEAIVKAAEEKKLEIMNVDTFNSIAGHGVEATIEGKRILLGTRKLMEDNDVDTVSLIENMESLEAQGKTAMIVAEEGQAIGLVAVADTLKENSKEAVEKLQSMDIEVVMITGDNRRTADAIASQLSIRRVLSEVLPGDKASEIRKLQDEGRIVAMVGDGINDAPALTQSDIGIAMGAGTDVAMESAQIVLIKNDLRDVLASIRLSRLTMNKIKQNLFWAFGYNSVGIPLAAGILYPFITKIVISPELAAAFMAMSSVSVTTNSLLMKRSRIK